Within the Acidobacteriota bacterium genome, the region TTCGCAAAGTAGCAGATCGCAAGAGCAGCAAGCAGCGTAAGCGTGATTTGAGAAATAGTGGCTTTGCGAAGCTCCTCGTGGACGCCTTGGACGCCCTCTTCAAGGTCGAGCAACTCACTACCAGTTGGACTGGCAGCATGATTTTCGATAGCTATGGGGCCGCGCTGCCCTTCTTGTGCTTCTCGGTTTTTCCAGTCCGGCTTTGAGGGCATCGCAATCTCCGATGAAGGTAAGATGCCGAGCTCTCCTATAATCGCAGCATGGTGCATAGTGAAAATGCGACTTCCCATAGCTCTGGTCGCGTTTTGGGACTTGACGTTGGCGCTCGCCGCATCGGAATTGCGGTTTCCGATCCGCTGGGATTTACCGCGCAGGGGATCAGCACATTGCATCGCCGCAATCGAAGGTACGATCTCGCGGCATTACGAAAGCTCCTCGCGGAATACGAAATCAGCGAGATAGTAATAGGCAACCCGCTGCGTATGAGCGGACAGACCGGAACGCAGGCAGAGAAGATGGCTGATTTTGCGGGACATCTCGAGCAGGAGTTCTTACTCCCAGTTCACTTATGGGACGAGCGCCTGAGCACGGCTGAGGCCCATCGTCTGCTCGATGAGACGGGCATTCGCGATTCCCGGCGCAAACAAGTGATCGACAAAATGGCGGCAGTGCTGATCCTGCAGTCCTTCCTCGATGCACGCGCTGCAAAGAGCCAGTTCACCACAGAGGCACAGAGACACCGGTAGAGACGCAGCATGCTGCGCCTCCAACCATGCGCTTCAGGAAGACGCGACTGCATGAGAAACTACGCTCATCGTCGAAACGCAGCGTGCTGCGTCTCTACTTCAAACCCAGCTCTCTCGCCTTCGCCATCAAGTCATTCATCTGGCGAAGTGCCTCCGCCGTTGCGTCACCTGCTTGTTTTGTTGGCGGAGCGTCGGCGCTCTCAACAACTCCGAGCAAATGCGAGAGCGATGTGCTCACTCGACGCAGTGTGACGGCATTAGCAGCGGCTGCGCCTTCTTCATCCTCCTCGCCACGCGGGACTCCGGCGATAGCTATGAGCTTTCGATCCAATTCGGGATTGGGTTGCTGCTTCAATTGGGCGCGACGCTCATCGATTTGGCGGACTGTTTGACTGCTCTGTCGTAGGGAGTCGTAGATGCGCTTAGCGAGCGCGAACTGCTGGGCGTAGTCTTGAGCATTCGCTTTCACGCGGGGATCAACACGAACCTCTAATGGCTGCTCGTAGCTTTGTCCTGCAACTGTAAGGCGAATTCGATACGATCCCGGAACGACCAATGGGCCCCGCGGCAACGATTCTGTCTGTATATTGGCGACCGCCATCGCATATCCGCCACCGGCTGCCGGTGGAGCGTAGCGCAAATCCCAGATAAAACGATGCATCCCGGGTTCGGCAGAGAGCGTCTCCGGCCTCGGGAGCCAATAATCCGGGAATGGCGGAGGTGTACGCGGAGTGGATGGTCTGGCATTGCTCGAATAGCGGCGCACAAGCTGGCCCGATTGGTCGAGGATTTCGAGCGTGATCTCTTGCTGGTGCGATGGAGCCGCCCGATAGTAGATCACTGCTCCTGCAGGAGGATTCTCGCCTTGCGGTTCCTCCGGAGCAAGAGGTGTGTCATTGTTCACGCTGCGGCGAACTCTGACGGCCAACGCCGGTCTAAACAGGTAGCTGGTACTACCTGCCTTCTGAGCGAGTTCGCGCAATGGCGAGATATCGTCGAGCACCCAAAATGATCTTCCATGAGTCGCCGCTACAACATCGTTATTCTTGATAACCAAATCGTGAACAGGGGTATTCGGAAGGTTCTGCTGCAGCGTGTTCCAATGCGAACCATCGTCGACCGAAAAATAAACGCCGAATTCCGTTCCCGTTACGAGTAGGCCCTTGCTCATCTGATCTTCACGTACCGCGCGAGCAAATGCATTTGGAGCGATCCCGTCGACGATCTTCGTCCACGTCTTTCCGTAATCATGTGTGCGATAGAGCCACGGCGACATGTCATCCAGTCGATGACGATCCACGGCCGCATATGCCGTTCCCGCATCAAAGTGTCCAGCATCAATCAGGCTGATCTTGCTCCAGTCGCTCAGCCCTGAGGGCGTAACGTTCTCCCACGTCTTCCCATCATCCCGCGTGAGATAGATCATGCCGGTATCGCTGCCGGTCCAGATCACGTTGCCGTCAAGAGTCGAAGGTGCGACGGTGTAGATCGCGCCGTATCCCCGCGTCTTCGCGTTCTCAATCGTTGGCGGCCCGGACTGTGATGCGTTCGGATCGGCTCCCGTGAGATCAGGGCTTATGTGTTGCCAGCTCATGCCTCGATCCGTCGACCGCAGCAGGTACTGCGAGCCGAAGTACACCGTGTTCGGATCACGCGGTGACATCACGATTGGCGACGTCCACGTCGCGCGCAGCTTGCGCTGAAAGATCTCTGTGCCGAAGGCCTGCACGGGTTGCGGCGATACGTCTTGCGTTTGGCCGGTGAGCCGTTCAAAGCGCATCACTGGACCATACGGGTCGCCGCCATAGACAGTACTGCCATCTGGAGTGGGCGATATGTAGCCGCTTTCCCCTGCGCCAATCGAGTACCAGTTCCGGAATGTGATGCTCCCATAATCGCTGCGGCTCGCGGTGGATACGGTGCCGCTATCCTGCTGCGAACCATAGATGTGGTACGGAAACTCGTCGTCCGTAATCACGTGGTAGAACTGCGCCGTCGGCTGGTTGTACCAGGAGCTCCAGCTCTTGCCTCCATCGACGCTGATCGTCGCTCCCTGGTCGCTACCCGTGATCATCCGCTGAGGATTCGTAGGATCGATCCAGAGCGCGTGATAGTCATCGCCTCCGGGAGCGCCCTTGATCGCCTCCCAGCTCTTGCCGGCATCCTGCGTACGATAGAGCGACACGTTCGGAAGGTAAACAATGTCGGGGTTCTTAGGATCAATCGCAACTTCACCGAAGTACCAAAGCCTGCCGAGAATACGCGAGTCGGTCCCAATTCGGGACCAGCTAGTGCCGCCATCGTCTGAGCGGTAAAAGCCGGCTTGCTTTGAGTCTTTGTGATCCACAAGAGCGTAAATGCGCTTTCCACCAGTTCCGGCGGCAACTCGAATCCCAACGCGCCCCCAATCGCCGGCCGGCAGTCCACCCCCGTCCACCCTTGTCCAGTCGTCGCCGGCATCAGTTGATTTGTAGATCGCCCCATTGCCGTTATCGGGTGGATACTGACTCCACGGTGGACGTTGCACGTGCCACATAGCCGCATACAGCGTGCGCGAATCGTCAGGATCGAACGTGACGTCAATCGCGCCTCGCGTGTTGTCGATGAACAGAACTTTTTTCCAGCTGTTGCCGCCGTCGATTGACTTGAAGACTCCTCGTTCGGGATTGGCACCGTAGGCATGCCCGACCGCCGCGACCAGCACGATGTCTGGATCGTGCGGATCAACCACAATTCGCGCGATCTGCCGCGAGTCCTCGAGCCCGAAGTGCTGCCATGTAACGCCTGCGTCGGTACTCTTATAGATTCCATTGCCGGGAGAGAGATCAGATCGCAGATCGGGCTCGCCGGTGCCGACGTAGATAGTGTTCGGATCAGAAGCTGCGAGAGCGATGGCGCCAATCGAGGCGATGCTCTGGGCATCGAAGACTGGATTCCAAGTGACACCACCGTTAGTTGTCTTCCAAACCCCACCACCAACGGCGCCGAAGTAATAGACGTTAGGATTGCCAGGAATGCCCGCGACGGAGACGGTGCGTCCACCACGAAACGGACCGACCAGCCGCCAATGAAGCCCCTGATAGAGCTTGGGATCGAGCTGTTGACTGTTTATGACTGAAACGAGGAAGCTGACGAGGAGAAGAAAGACAAGAAAACGAGCGCGAATTGTCACCCGCGAAATTGTACAGGAGAGGCTGATAGTTCCCTGGAACAGGGGCCGACGCCCGCGCTCGCGCGGGTGTTTCTGCAACTCTCGCGCCAACCCGAGCCGTGACTATTTCTTCTTGGATTTCACTGGCCCTAACCGAACCTCAAAACCCGCGCGAGGGCGCGCGCCGCTCCTTAATTATTGCGCCCTAGGTTGCTCTCTGCGCTCCCCGCAGCTCGTCAAGCGTCACCTTCAGCGTGAGTCTCTGTTTGCCACGATAGACCGTTACTCTCACAGTATCACCGGAGTGATGATTGTCCAGTACGTTTTGGATGTCCTGCGGCGTCTCGATGTCCTGGTCATCGATCTGGACGATGAGATCTCCGCCGATATAGATCGGCGTATTCCCGAGATAGGCCCTTTCACGACCGCCACGTATGCCGGCTCTATCAGCAGCGCCGCCGGGAACTACCTGTTGAATGAGCACGCCGGAATCGGCAGCGAGTCCCATTTGGTCGGCCAGCTCGGGGCCAATTGGGAGCAATCCGGCGATTCCCAGACTGGGACGACGGACTCGCCCGAACTGTACCAGGTCATTGAGCACGGCTTTTGCTGAGTTAATGGGAATGGCAAAGCCTACGCCTGCGCTCTGTTCCGCACCCCCAGTCAGAATCATGCTGTTGATACCAATTACCTCGCCACGCGAGTTCAGCAGCGGACCTCCCGAGTTTCCGGGGTTGATAGCTGCATCGGTCTGAATGGCTTCATCGATCCCCGTTCCTTCTGGTCCGCGTACCGAGCGGATGGAACTGATGATGCCGCGAGTCATAGTCCCGCTGAGCCCAAAAGGATTTCCTATGGCATAAACCTTTTGTCCCACCTCGAGGCTGTGGGAGTCGCCCAGAGTAGCCGCCGAGAGACCCTTGGCGGGAATTTGAATCACTGCCAGATCCTTCTGGCGATCACTGCCGATGACCTCGGCACGATACTTCTTCTTGTTCCAAAGCGTGACCTCGACCTGACGTGCTCCGGCGATCACGTGATTGTTGGTGAGGATGTGGCCATCCGAATTAATGATGAATCCTGATCCTTGTCCTTGTTGCGGAACCGTCCCGTAGAAGAAGTCGAAGGCAACGGCGGTCGAGGTGATGTTGACTACTGTCGGAATCACCTTGCGATACACGCTGATGTTGTTCTGCTCTTCAGGATCGAAACTCGCGGGCGAGGCGGCCTCAGTGATTTCAACCTTATCGGGACGCGTGATCCAGCTCTTATCGACCGGAAGGCGAAAAACGAAATTTCCATGTGTGGTAACGAGATAAAAACCAAGAAGCAAAAAAACAGAAAAGACTAGTGGACGTAACGTTTTCATCAGAAACCTGCTTGTCACCTCAATCTGAGGTTACGTGGTTTCGGCCGCCCTCGGCCGGCACAAGGTTTGCGTAACCCATGCGTCGTAACAGCGAAAGGATCCCTTTCATGCAAAAGCTGAAAATGCCGAGTTCGTCCTGTTACTCCAACACATAGGAATCGCTAGCCTTGTACCGGCCGAGGGCAGCCGGAACCACATAATCTGATGCAACGGACTAAATCGAAGAGTGAATTCCCCTTCGCGCTGCTAGCTGTTGAAGCTCCTTGTAAATCCTGCTGACCTGGCGCTCGGTTTGCGAAAAGTCACCGGAATTGTCGATCACATAGTCTGCCGCTGTGATCTTTTCCTGATCGGATAATTGCGCTCCGATTCGCCGTTCAGCTTCGACGAGCGCTCTAGCATGTTCCAATTCGCTATCAGTACTGACAGTGCGAGTCGCAAAACGCTCGAGTTTTTGCTGCGGATTGCTGTTGACGACAAGCAGCTTGTCGAAATGCTTTCCCATTCCCGCTTCAAGAATGAGCGCAGCTTCGAATATGAGCACCGCGCGTGGATCGAACTCTGACATCTCCTCTATCCAACGCTCCAGCCGGGCTGCGACTGCCGGATGCACGACCCGATTCAACTCTTCGATTCGCCCGCTGCCAAATGCGATTTCAGCCAGTGTTGCGCGGTTGATGCTCTTGTCAGGATTGACGATAGACTTGCCGAAAAGTTTAATGATCTCTTCGTATACAGGTTCGCCGGGTTCCATTAGCTCGTGACCAACCTTGTCGGCGTACAGCACGTGGGCCCCGCGGTCTGCGAACATTTTTGCAACAGTCGTCTTACCACTCGCCAATCCGCCGGTGAGACCGACGCGCAAACTCATTGAACCGGTAGCCCGCGACGCAAACGCGCAGCCTTGACGGTGTTGGACATGAGCATCGCGATCGTTAGCGGGCCGACGCCGCCGGGCACTGGAGTGATAGCACCGGCAACTTCAGCAACGCGCGGATGAACGTCACCCACCAGCGTTGATCCCTTTTTCGCGAACTCTTCCTGACGCTTGGAATCGTCGCCGAAGTATTCGCGCACCTTCTGCTTGTCCATCACGCGATTAATTCCTACATCAATAACGGCGGCTCCTGGCTTGACCATGTCTGGCGTGACCAGCGCTGGCTTGCCGATCGCCGCAACGAGAATGTCGGCCTGTCTCGTATGTGCCGCAAGGTCGACCGTGCGGCTGTGACAGACCATCACCGTGGCGTTGCTGTTGATGAGCATCATCGCCACCGGCTTGCCAACGATGTCACTGCGGCCCAACACGACTGCGTCGCGTCCGAAGATTTCGATGTTGCTGCGCTTGAGGATCTCGATCACTCCTGCGGGCGTGCAGGGAATCAACCCGGGACGCTGCGTAGACAGATTCCCGACGTTCACTGGATGAAAACCATCAACATCTTTCTCGGGCGAGACCGCGAGCAGCACTCGTTTTGAATCCACCTGCGGCGGCAATGGGAGCTGCACGAGGATGCCGTCAATGTCATCGCGGCGATTCAGGTCGTTGACGAGCTTGAGCATTTCATCGGTTGTCACTGAAGCTGGCGGCATGAATCTGTCGCTGTAAATGCCAAGGTGCTCGCATGCCCGTACCTTGTTGCGAACGTAGATCTCGGAGGCAGGATCATTCCCAGCCAAGACAGCCGCCAAGCCGGGCCGAATGCCTTGGGCCGCTAGTTCCTTTACCTGCGCAGCCACTTCCTCTTTGATTTGCGCAGCGATCCTGGTGCCGTCGAGTATGACGGCTAGAGCGTGTGAAGTCTCCGTTGGCATGAACGATCAGTTTAAACGAGTAGCTCTTATGTATTCATCCAAAAGCCAACGTGTATTCACCAAGGAGCCAGCGTAGTTCCGGTAGTCTCGGCCGGTACAAGCGTTGACGAATAAACGCGATCTATTCAAGCAAGAAACGCAATGCGAATTGAAAAATCTGGCAGTATGCCGAGTTAGTCGTATCACTGCAAACTAGGGGATTGCCGACTTGTACGAGCCGAGGGGGCGGAGCCACGTTGCTGACTAGCTCGGCGACCGGGCTATCAACCCTGCTTTGCTTTTTCGACGAGCATGACGGGAATATCCTCGACGATCGGATACACGCGGCCACAGGCTCCACATCGCAAGCCGTCCTGCTTTTCGGTTAGCTTCACGGGCTGCTTACAGGCCGGACAGACGAGAATATCCAGAAGTTGCTGCGAAACGGGCATAGTTGAATTCTAACGGACAGACGCTACGGCCTATTCCAGCTCTTCCCGCCATCGCCCGTGCTCCACGTGCCATCTGTAGTGACGACTGTGAGGCTGCCGAGACCGGCAAGGTTCACTCGCTCGATGGATCCTTGCCAAGGGCCGTCGATGGTCTTCCAGGATTCTCCTGCATCTGAGCTGTGAAAGAGCAGCGAACGAGGTTGCACATTTTTGGGAGTGGGAGCGAACTGCAAGCCTGCTGCCCAAACTTCGA harbors:
- a CDS encoding dephospho-CoA kinase, with translation MSLRVGLTGGLASGKTTVAKMFADRGAHVLYADKVGHELMEPGEPVYEEIIKLFGKSIVNPDKSINRATLAEIAFGSGRIEELNRVVHPAVAARLERWIEEMSEFDPRAVLIFEAALILEAGMGKHFDKLLVVNSNPQQKLERFATRTVSTDSELEHARALVEAERRIGAQLSDQEKITAADYVIDNSGDFSQTERQVSRIYKELQQLAARRGIHSSI
- a CDS encoding Holliday junction resolvase RuvX; translation: MVHSENATSHSSGRVLGLDVGARRIGIAVSDPLGFTAQGISTLHRRNRRYDLAALRKLLAEYEISEIVIGNPLRMSGQTGTQAEKMADFAGHLEQEFLLPVHLWDERLSTAEAHRLLDETGIRDSRRKQVIDKMAAVLILQSFLDARAAKSQFTTEAQRHR
- a CDS encoding peptidase S1; the protein is MKTLRPLVFSVFLLLGFYLVTTHGNFVFRLPVDKSWITRPDKVEITEAASPASFDPEEQNNISVYRKVIPTVVNITSTAVAFDFFYGTVPQQGQGSGFIINSDGHILTNNHVIAGARQVEVTLWNKKKYRAEVIGSDRQKDLAVIQIPAKGLSAATLGDSHSLEVGQKVYAIGNPFGLSGTMTRGIISSIRSVRGPEGTGIDEAIQTDAAINPGNSGGPLLNSRGEVIGINSMILTGGAEQSAGVGFAIPINSAKAVLNDLVQFGRVRRPSLGIAGLLPIGPELADQMGLAADSGVLIQQVVPGGAADRAGIRGGRERAYLGNTPIYIGGDLIVQIDDQDIETPQDIQNVLDNHHSGDTVRVTVYRGKQRLTLKVTLDELRGAQRAT
- a CDS encoding bifunctional methylenetetrahydrofolate dehydrogenase/methenyltetrahydrofolate cyclohydrolase; the protein is MPTETSHALAVILDGTRIAAQIKEEVAAQVKELAAQGIRPGLAAVLAGNDPASEIYVRNKVRACEHLGIYSDRFMPPASVTTDEMLKLVNDLNRRDDIDGILVQLPLPPQVDSKRVLLAVSPEKDVDGFHPVNVGNLSTQRPGLIPCTPAGVIEILKRSNIEIFGRDAVVLGRSDIVGKPVAMMLINSNATVMVCHSRTVDLAAHTRQADILVAAIGKPALVTPDMVKPGAAVIDVGINRVMDKQKVREYFGDDSKRQEEFAKKGSTLVGDVHPRVAEVAGAITPVPGGVGPLTIAMLMSNTVKAARLRRGLPVQ